The proteins below come from a single Apium graveolens cultivar Ventura unplaced genomic scaffold, ASM990537v1 ctg2904, whole genome shotgun sequence genomic window:
- the LOC141700763 gene encoding protein argonaute 2-like: MDQRSGNKYNRGGGRGGGGRGRGGGRGGAQTGYQQGGGGGRGGAQMEYQQGGGGGRGGPQMGYNQPPVRPGENRPVQGGQQQGMNQRPVYGGPPGGANPRPVQGWGPRPVQGGVNQRPGPAWGSRPVQGGTNQPPAQVNRPVQGWGQQQLGAVEGAHQDVPVSDMRSLQISEDSPKPAVATSPGNKVLPMRRPDRGGRVAVRSTRLRVNHFPVSFNPQSIIKHYDVDVKLDVAPGSKLVKKTVPKSDLRSIRDKLFSDRADILPMDKTAYDGEKSIFSAVDLPTGSYKVELSDGEDARSRTYIFTITLVNELKLSKLKDYLCGNLMHRPSEVLNGMELVMKENPSRQRICFGRNTYSKDYGRQDDLGGGLTASKGFQQSLKSTSQGLALCLDYSVLAFRKPLPVLHFLREHLGLRAINDINNCKREVLRALKGLKVTVTHRRTKQKFTVAGLTAESTRNLTFPLEDPEGNDPPREVTLLNYFQEKYGMDIEYKDIPSLNVGKGKRQNYVPMEFCVMVEGQRFQKENLDRDGAMLLKKISVAPPLDRKNNICRMIRAGDAPCGGEVVKNFELGVEINMTPVTGRVIVAPDLKLSTPSGQMKVIKVDKEKCQWNLVSNSVADGKSLDRWALLDFSTAERRRLDVEKFIWSLRNRCGKLGMHTEEPLACVSANMRAFTDVNKIRDLLGRVVEEAGRNSNGRLQLVICVMAGKDPGYKYLKWVSETQIGVVTQCCLSEHANAGKDQYLANLAMKINAKIGGSNVELIERLPLFGGEDPVMFIGADVNHPGAMNESCPSIAAVVGSVNWPAATRYAARVCPQSHRKEKIVNFGGMCLDLVNTFAKLNRVKPKKIVVFRDGVSDSQFDMVLNEELRDLKTAIYEEHYKPTITLVVAQKRHHTRLFLEDQGGDGRRNISPGTVVDTVVVHPFEYDFYLCSHYGQLGTSKPTHYYVLSDDHNFTSDQLQKLIYDMCFTFARCTKPVSLVPPVYYADLVATRGRMFQEVMLEMQPPPSTMSTTSRSSSPSVSSAASLDDALYKLHADLQDNMFFI, from the exons ATGGATCAGAGATCTGGCAACAAATACAACCGTGGTGGTGGTAGAGGTGGTGGTGGCCGTGGACGAGGTGGTGGCAGAGGTGGGGCCCAGACGGGGTACCAGCAAGGCGGTGGTGGTGGCAGAGGTGGGGCCCAAATGGAGTACCAGCAAGGGGGTGGTGGTGGGAGAGGTGGGCCCCAAATGGGGTACAATCAGCCACCGGTTCGGCCGGGGGAAAACCGGCCGGTTCAGGGTGGACAGCAACAGGGAATGAACCAACGTCCGGTTTATGGTGGACCCCCCGGTGGGGCGAACCCACGTCCGGTTCAGGGGTGGGGACCTCGTCCTGTTCAGGGTGGGGTGAACCAACGACCGGGTCCGGCGTGGGGAAGTAGGCCGGTTCAGGGTGGAACGAACCAACCGCCTGCTCAGGTGAACCGGCCGGTTCAGGGATGGGGGCAGCAGCAGCTTGGTGCAGTTGAAGGTGCTCATCAAGATGTTCCTGTGTCTg ATATGAGGTCTTTACAAATTTCAGAGGACAGTCCGAAACCTGCTGTTGCTACAAGTCCGGGAAACAAGGTTCTGCCAATGAGGCGTCCTGATAGAGGGGGCAGAGTTGCTGTGAGGTCAACCCGGCTTCGTGTCAATCATTTTCCTGTGTCTTTCAATCCGCAAAGCATAATTAAGCACTACGATGtggatgtcaaactggatgttgCTCCTGGGAGTAAGTTGGTAAAGAAAACAGTTCCCAAATCTGACTTGAGGTCAATCAGAGATAAGCTATTTTCTGATAGGGCCGACATACTGCCAATGGACAAAACTGCATATGACGGCGAGAAGAGCATTTTCAGTGCAGTTGACCTGCCTACGGGGTCTTACAAGGTGGAGTTGTCTGACGGGGAAGATGCAAGAAGTCGCACATACATATTTACTATCACTCTTGTAAATGAGCTCAAACTTTCTAAACTAAAGGATTACTTGTGTGGAAACCTCATGCATAGGCCTTCTGAAGTACTAAATGGCATGGAATTGGTAATGAAGGAGAATCCATCTAGGCAAAGGATCTGTTTTGGTCGGAACACCTACTCCAAAGATTATGGAAGACAGGATGACCTAGGAGGGGGTCTCACAGCAAGTAAAGGCTTTCAACAAAGTTTGAAGTCCACATCCCAGGGTCTGGCCCTGTGTCTGGACTACTCGGTTTTAGCATTTCGTAAGCCATTACCAGTTTTACACTTCCTTAGAGAGCACCTGGGTCTCCGAGCGATAAATGATATAAACAACTGTAAACGAGAAGTGCTGAGAGCATTGAAGGGATTGAAGGTTACTGTAACTCATCGTCGTACTAAACAGAAATTCACTGTAGCTGGATTAACGGCGGAAAGCACTCGAAACTTAACATTCCCTCTTGAGGATCCAGAGGGAAATGATCCTCCTCGTGAAGTTACTTTGTTAAATTATTTCCAGGAGAAGTATGGTATGGATATTGAATACAAGGATATCCCAAGCCTAAACGTGGGGAAAGGTAAAAGGCAAAACTATGTACCTATGGAGTTCTGTGTCATGGTTGAAGGACAGAGGTTTCAAAAGGAGAATTTAGATAGAGATGGTGCCATGTTGTTGAAGAAGATATCAGTTGCTCCTCCACTGGACAGAAAGAACAACATCTGTAGAATGATAAGAGCTGGAGATGCACCTTGCGG TGGGGAAGTTGTGAAAAATTTCGAGCTCGGAGTTGAAATAAACATGACACCAGTAACTGGTCGTGTCATTGTGGCTCCTGATTTGAAGCTTTCAACTCCAAGTGGTCAGATGAAAGTGATAAAAGTCGATAAGGAGAAATGCCAATGGAACCTTGTGAGCAATTCAGTGGCTGATGGAAAATCACTTGACCGGTGGGCTTTGTTAGATTTCAGCACAGCAGAACGCAGACGGTTGGATGtagaaaaatttatttggagtCTTAGAAACCGATGTGGAAAGTTAGGGATGCATACAGAAGAGCCTCTCGCATGCGTATCCGCCAATATGCGGGCATTTACAGATGTCAACAAGATCAGAGATCTTCTCGGTCGTGTAGTTGAGGAGGCTGGTAGAAATAGCAATGGACGATTACAATTGGTTATTTGTGTGATGGCCGGAAAAGATCCCGGTTACAAGTATCTTAAATGGGTTTCGGAGACCCAAATTGGGGTAGTAACTCAGTGTTGCTTGTCAGAACATGCGAATGCAGGAAAGGATCAATATCTGGCAAATCTTGCCATGAAGATTAATGCTAAGATTGGAGGAAGCAATGTAGAGCTCATTGAACGGCTTCCCCTTTTTGGAGGTGAAGATCCTGTTATGTTTATTGGTGCTGATGTGAATCATCCTGGTGCGATGAATGAGAGTTGTCCATCAATCGCAGCAGTAGTGGGCTCTGTCAATTGGCCTGCAGCTACTCGCTATGCTGCAAGAGTTTGTCCCCAAAGTCACCGTAAGGAGAAAATAGTGAATTTTGGAGGGATGTGCCTGGATTTGGTTAATACTTTTGCGAAGCTTAACAGAGTTAAACCAAAGAAAATTGTAGTTTTTCGTGATGGAGTAAGTGACAGCCAGTTTGATATGGTTCTAAACGAGGAGTTGCGTGATCTTAAAACAGCTATATATGAGGAGCACTATAAGCCCACAATCACTCTCGTTGTAGCTCAAAAGCGTCATCATACACGCCTTTTTCTCGAGGATCAAGGAGGAGATGGGCGTCGCAACATCTCCCCAGGGACAGTTGTAGACACCGTTGTTGTGCACCCATTTGAGTATGATTTCTACCTATGCAGCCACTATGGACAGCTTGGAACAAGCAAGCCAACTCACTATTATGTTCTTTCTGATGACCATAATTTCACATCTGATCAGCTGCAGAAGCTAATATACGATATGTGCTTCACCTTTGCACGATGCACTAAACCGGTCTCCCTTGTTCCACCAGTTTACTATGCTGATCTTGTTGCTACTAGGGGAAGGATGTTTCAGGAGGTGATGCTGGAGATGCAACCTCCCCCTTCAACCATGTCAACAACTTCTCGGTCATCATCACCTTCAGTCTCTTCTGCTGCTTCATTAGATGATGCATTGTACAAGCTTCATGCAGACCTTCAAGATAACATGTTCTTCATCTGA
- the LOC141700768 gene encoding uncharacterized protein LOC141700768: MALRSKMVNVSSCCSWCHADVEDAVHVLFTCGIAREVWCSVGLQNVVRVIQNDTVMSILKRVLEVGTREQWIMVGLMCWSLWTRRNKWVWERVHMSAFGIKAMALNLVADWKRARASEGANRSVTTEHCKTWVKPPEGWIKINIDASFCAGGSNVGIGCVARDSRGRFLRARCNVLHGTAQVREAEACSLKEALEWIRGWRTEKCIFESDAKLLVDAFQRDRGRSNFDTIVETCSSSLKHFKEVSIVFASRSANSVAHVLAQAAYSMSGPTEWFSAAPDFISCNLELDLN, from the coding sequence ATGGCTTTGCGGAGTAAAATGGTGAATGTTTCTTCTTGTTGTTCCTGGTGTCATGCAGATGTAGAAGATGCAGTACATGTTCTGTTTACTTGTGGTATTGCAAGAGAAGTATGGTGTTCAGTGGGATTGCAAAATGTGGTCAGGGTCATACAAAATGATACTGTCATGTCAATTCTTAAACGAGTGCTTGAAGTGGGTACACGGGAACAATGGATTATGGTGGGTCTGATGTGTTGGAGTTTATGGACGAGGAGGAATAAATGGGTGTGGGAGAGAGTCCATATGTCTGCTTTTGGTATTAAGGCCATGGCACTTAATTTGGTGGCTGATTGGAAACGTGCTCGAGCCTCAGAGGGTGCAAACCGGAGTGTGACTACTGAACACTGCAAAACATGGGTGAAACCACCGGAAGGGTGGATAAAGATAAATATCGATGCATCGTTTTGTGCAGGAGGCAGTAACGTTGGGATTGGTTGTGTGGCTCGTGATAGCAGAGGCCGTTTTCTTCGAGCAAGATGCAATGTATTGCATGGAACTGCACAGGTGCGAGAGGCGGAGGCGTGCAGTTTGAAAGAAGCTCTAGAATGGATTCGAGGATGGAGAACAGAAAAGTGCATCTTTGAATCAGATGCCAAGCTACTAGTGGATGCATTTCAGAGGGATCGAGGGAGATCAAACTTTGATACTATTGTTGAAACTTGTAGTAGTAGTCTTAAACACTTTAAGGAAGTGTCGATTGTTTTTGCTAGTCGATCTGCGAATAGTGTGGCTCATGTATTAGCACAAGCTGCATATTCTATGTCAGGTCCTACGGAGTGGTTTAGTGCTGCTCCAGATTTTATTTCATGTAACCTTGAGTTGGATTTAAATTAG
- the LOC141700764 gene encoding putative E3 ubiquitin-protein ligase LIN, which produces MASLQHLLSEEGFKDTKFVKNHKKVIHRGRTASEEAIALPIYICHDLKSIDFSKNKNDKAISRKGSSIFSSKRGESESGKSLTRSVNDGVRRKTDEPALDEVAIRAVISILSGYVGQYLRDEEFRRTLRQRCYSCFVRKRKDSDNGKIFANIELGIESIERLVESSGTKKELRMKLLRNSISLLTVVASLNSKSSRNGSTSGTPNSHLSACAQLYLSVVYKLEKNDRISARHLLQVFCDSPFLAREHLLPELWEHFFLPHLLHLKVWYGEEFDLISDSDYRDKEKNIKNLSKLYNDQMDMGTVQFAVYYKDWLKTGAQAPSIPSVPLPSRPSFGRSRRTSSDSLTSRSSINKSLYRAVFGPTLEHKSTDTDEINGALMSTSDLDERNKVSFDEEHSKSSIYDNRSVARHSLSSQSCRIPEDHELWQPETQKVDYLRFLICGVEPTEDSRHSNTTGSSKRIVNAKINPSSDLSKAINTISSSDNLSDCEMAIHVMTTAWLHSHGDVAVETALSKAPVIEGMIEVLFGSNNDEVLELTISMLADFVTRKEMNGQTILNADPELDIFTKLFKSTSLFLKAATLLYLVKPKAKHLISTEWVPLVLRVLEFGDQMQTLFDVRCNPQEAAYYLLDQLLTGFDEDRNWENARQVVVLGGLSLLAKRMEIGDISERSKAGAIICCCIRADGSCRHYLANNLNKESVLSLILEKNMEYNNHAFALLTELLCLQRATVTKFLHGLMNGWSSLNTMQILLIYLQKAQPEQCPMIATIILQLDLLGDPLKCSIYREEAIEAITAALESHANEKVQEQLARTLLILGGRFSHNGGPTTENWLLKEAGYDESLRGSFSGRDYVGDEVIHLDDEDSATEIWQRKTAVALLTSRNKKFVTALSESTARSIPCLARASLVTIAWMSSFLHSIVDANLQSALCSILVPELIKSLRSDNALEERILASYSLFNLSKCSDFVSKISLLDRELMTNLGDLSRVTWTASELFTLSTRSSRQRYPALNRTSSQSGRQVLAFDNEF; this is translated from the exons ATGGCATCTTTGCAACACTTGCTCTCTGAGGAAGGTTTTAAAGATACCAAGTTTGTGAAAAACCATAAGAAAGTTATTCACAGGGGTAGGACTGCATCAGAGGAAGCCATTGCCTTGCCTATTTACATATGCCATGATCTTAAAAGTATCGATTTTTCCaagaataagaatgataaggcCATTTCGAGAAAAGGTTCTTCTATATTCTCGTCGAAAAGAGGTGAGTCAGAGTCTGGTAAATCTCTTACAAGGTCTGTAAATGATGGTGTTAGGAGGAAAACTGATGAGCCTGCACTTGATGAAGTTGCGATAAGAGCTGTGATATCGATATTAAGTGGATATGTTGGGCAGTACTTGAGAGATGAAGAGTTTAGAAGAACGTTACGACAAAGATGTTATTCTTGTTTTGTGAGAAAGAGGAAGGATTCTGATAATGGAAAGATATTTGCAAATATTGAACTGGGGATTGAGAGTATTGAAAGATTGGTGGAAAGTTCTGGGACGAAAAAAGAATTGAGAATGAAGTTGCTGAGAAATTCTATTAGTCTTTTGACAGTTGTAGCATCTTTGAACTCTAAAAGTTCAAGAAATGGTTCAACTTCAGGAACTCCTAATTCACATCTTTCAGCCTGTGCTCAGTTATACTTGTCAgttgtttataagctcgagaaAAATGATCGAATTTCAGCAAGGCATCTGCTGCAAGTTTTCTGCGATTCACCATTTCTTGCTCGAGAGCACTTGCTTCCTGAATTGTGGGAACATTTCTTTCTGCCTCACCTCCTGCATCTCAAGGTATGGTATGGTGAAGAGTTTGATTTGATCTCTGATTCGGATTATAGAGACAAAGAAAAGAATATTAAGAATTTGAGTAAGCTTTATAATGATCAAATGGATATGGGGACTGTTCAGTTTGCTGTTTACTACAAGGATTGGTTAAAAACTGGTGCTCAAGCTCCTTCAATCCCTTCTGTGCCTTTGCCTTCAAGACCGAGTTTTGGCCGTTCAAGAAGAACATCTTCAGACTCCTTAACTTCACGTTCCTCGATCAATAAATCTCT ATATAGAGCTGTTTTCGGACCCACGCTTGAGCATAAATCCACTGACACTGACGAAATAAATGGAGCCTTAATGAGTACCTCGGATTTGGATGAGAGGAATAAAGTTAGTTTTGATGAAGAACATAGCAAGTCGAGCATTTATGAT AATAGAAGTGTTGCTCGTCACAGTTTGTCAAGCCAGAGTTGCAGAATACCCGAGGATCACGAGTTATGGCAACCTGAGACGCAGAAGGTAGACTATTTGAGGTTTCTTATATGCGGGGTGGAGCCAACAGAGGACTCCAGGCACAGCAACACCACCGGCTCTTCAAAAAGAATAGTTAACGCGAAGATCAATCCTTCAAGTGATCTCAGTAAAGCTATTAACACAATTTCATCATCAGATAACTTGAGTGACTGTGAAATGGCTATACATGTTATGACCACAGCCTGGCTTCATTCACATGGAGATGTAGCTGTGGAAACTGCATTATCAAAGGCACCGGTTATTGAAGGAATGATTGAGGTTCTGTTTGGTTCGAATAATGATGAAGTACTGGAACTTACTATCTCAATGTTGGCAGATTTTGTGACGAGAAAAGAAATGAATGGACAGACTATACTCAATGCTGACCCAGAGCTTGACATCTTCACGAAATTATTTAAAAGTACTAGTCTATTTTTAAAAGCTGCCACACTGCTTTATTTAGTGAAGCCGAAGGCAAAACATTTGATATCTACCGAATGGGTTCCATTGGTACTTAGGGTATtagaatttggggaccaaatGCAGACATTATTCGATGTCCGATGCAATCCACAAGAGGCTGCATATTACTTGCTAGACCAATTACTTACCGGTTTTGATGAGGACAGAAACTGGGAGAATGCTAGACAAGTTGTAGTGCTAGGAGGATTGAGCTTACTAGCCAAAAGGATGGAGATCGGGGATATATCTGAGAGGAGTAAAGCTGGTGCCATAATATGTTGTTGTATCCGTGCTGATGGAAGCTGTAGACACTACTTAGCTAACAATTTGAACAAGGAATCTGTTCTATCGCTCATCCTAGAAAAGAACATGGAGTATAACAACCATGCATTTGCTTTGCTGACTGAATTACTTTGCCTTCAAAG GGCTACGGTAACAAAGTTCTTACATGGACTGATGAATGGATGGAGCAGCTTAAATACTATGCAGATCTTGTTGATTTATCTCCAAAAAGCACAACCAGAACAATGCCCGATGATTGCCACCATCATCTTACAGCTTGACCTTTTG GGAGACCCTTTGAAGTGTAGCATATATAGAGAAGAGGCCATTGAAGCAATAACTGCAGCTTTGGAAAGTCACGCTAATGAAAAGGTACAAGAACAATTAGCAAGAACTCTGTTAATACTGGGAGGACGATTTTCTCATAACGGAGGGCCAACAACAGAAAACTGGCTATTGAAAGAAGCAGGATATGATGAGAGCTTGAGGGGATCCTTCAGTGGGAGGGATTATGTCGGAGATGAAGTCATACACTTG GATGATGAGGACTCCGCAACAGAAATTTGGCAAAGAAAAACAGCAGTAGCCTTACTTACCAGTCGAAACAAGAAATTTGTGACTGCACTTTCAGAGTCCACAGCTAGGAGCATCCCATGCTTGGCGCGAGCTAGCCTTGTGACAATTGCCTGGATGAGCAGCTTTCTCCACTCTATTGTTGATGCAAATCTTCAGTCAGCACTTTGTTCAATCCTTGTTCCAGAACTGATAAAATCATTACGTTCTGACAATGCACTTGAGGAGAGAATCCTCGCCTCATATTCATTGTTCAATCTGTCGAAATGCTCAG ACTTTGTATCGAAAATTTCTTTACTGGATAGAGAGCTGATGACTAACCTTGGGGACCTTTCTCGAGTTACATGGACAGCAAGTGAACTCTTTACGCTCAGCACAAGAAGCTCGAGGCAAAGATATCCTGCGCTTAACAGGACGTCTTCACAAAGTGGAAGGCAAGTTTTAGCATTTGACAATGAATTTTAG